In Juglans regia cultivar Chandler chromosome 13, Walnut 2.0, whole genome shotgun sequence, the following proteins share a genomic window:
- the LOC108988932 gene encoding uncharacterized protein LOC108988932, with the protein MPLTRSSADAFGVVTICLVALLIVLGLLCIIYSFYFRSRIRSRGCIQLSYFSGPWIIRITFILFVIWWGFGEVIRLSFFRRSLNLKWQETVCKGYIVSNLGFAEPCLFLTLVFLLRAPLQETELGILSRRWNGKTAGCVLLYCLPVFILQLFVILIGPQLNKDKSYLRKLPRYFMSTAVASRTEKTDDIALCTYPLLSTIFLGIFAMILTAYLFWLGSRILKLVINKGLQKRVYTLIFSVSSFLPLRVLFLGLSVLSKPEHFLFETLVLLAFLAILCCAGVCICMLVYFPVADSLALGNLRDIEARRRVDDDHNDAISLIANQSHLEESGGISPSRNSDASTKRGSISFRTFEKDGNSTGAFVELSLFSPSQDATPPGSPPLLGWPMRVPIQVPGP; encoded by the coding sequence ATGCCCCTGACGAGATCTTCTGCCGATGCATTCGGTGTGGTGACAATTTGTCTAGTTGCTCTGTTGATTGTTCTCGGTTTGCTATGCATCATCTACTCATTTTACTTCCGGTCTCGTATTCGCAGCCGAGGTTGCATTCAACTCAGCTATTTTAGTGGTCCTTGGATAATCCGGATTACGTTTATCTTGTTTGTGATCTGGTGGGGTTTTGGTGAGGTGATACGGTTAAGTTTTTTTAGACGCTCACTTAACTTGAAATGGCAGGAAACTGTATGCAAAGGCTACATTGTATCAAATCTGGGGTTTGCAGAACCTTGCCTGTTCCTCACACTTGTGTTTCTCCTTCGCGCGCCCTTGCAAGAGACGGAGTTGGGAATCCTAAGCCGAAGATGGAATGGGAAAACAGCAGGTTGTGTTCTTCTTTACTGCCTGCCAGTGTTCATCCTTCAGctctttgttattttaattggaCCTCAGTTAAACAAGGATAAGAGTTACCTGAGAAAACTGCCCCGTTATTTTATGAGTACAGCTGTGGCTTCCAGGACGGAAAAAACTGATGATATAGCTCTCTGTACTTATCCCTTACTAAGTACTATATTCCTAGGGATTTTCGCAATGATCCTTACTGCCTACCTGTTTTGGCTGGGAAGCCGGATTTTGAAATTGGTCATCAACAAGGGCTTGCAGAAGAGAGTTTACACATTGATATTCTCGGTTTCAAGCTTCCTACCATTGAGGGTTCTTTTTCTTGGTTTATCTGTTCTGTCTAAACCAGAGCATTTTCTGTTTGAAACTCTTGTTTTGCTGGCTTTTCTTGCCATTTTATGCTGTGCTGGGGTGTGCATATGCATGCTTGTGTACTTCCCAGTTGCAGATTCTTTAGCCTTGGGAAATCTACGGGACATAGAGGCTAGGAGAAGGGTTGATGATGATCACAATGATGCCATTTCTCTTATCGCTAACCAGAGTCATCTTGAAGAAAGCGGTGGAATCAGTCCCAGCAGGAATTCTGATGCCTCAACAAAGCGTGGATCAATATCTTTCCGGACTTTTGAGAAAGATGGGAATTCGACAGGGGCATTTGTAGAGCTGAGTCTCTTCTCTCCTAGTCAGGATGCAACCCCACCAGGGTCGCCTCCGCTACTTGGCTGGCCAATGCGTGTTCCCATACAAGTTCCTGGACCctag